A genomic window from Silene latifolia isolate original U9 population chromosome Y, ASM4854445v1, whole genome shotgun sequence includes:
- the LOC141630384 gene encoding uncharacterized protein LOC141630384, whose product MINKMQEDANQFWVPELVKLMKATKEPFLNVIYDSDPIEKIFFDNVVLVGDTVHPTTPHCLRSTNMSLLDAQVLGKCLKKWGRGDLQSALSEYQSIRLPMVSKQVQHARKVGRIKQGLDFPDREIFDPNKASSEECCEIQQKNVPFFSYIPELLRS is encoded by the coding sequence ATGATCAACAAGATGCAAGAGGATGCAAACCAATTCTGGGTTCCTGAGTTAGTAAAGCTCATGAAAGCCACAAAAGAACCTTTCCTGAATGTAATTTATGATTCTGATCCTATTGAGAAGATCTTTTTCGACAACGTCGTACTAGTTGGAGATACAGTTCACCCTACAACTCCTCACTGCTTGAGAAGCACCAATATGTCATTACTTGATGCTCAGGTTCTGGGAAAATGTCTCAAGAAATGGGGTCGAGGTGATTTACAGTCTGCTCTTTCAGAATACCAGTCAATTCGATTGCCTATGGTTTCAAAGCAGGTTCAACATGCTCGGAAAGTTGGTCGGATTAAACAAGGCCTTGATTTCCCGGACCGAGAGATTTTCGATCCTAATAAGGCTAGTTCTGAGGAGTGTTGTGAAATCCAACAGAAGAATGTGCCTTTTTTCTCCTACATTCCTGAATTGTTGCGGAGTTAA